A region of Thermococcus barossii DNA encodes the following proteins:
- a CDS encoding COG1361 family protein translates to MRKTVMAFILLMLAMTLLPPTSAQFVSFTTNDEITLLRGDYSSGTIMLTNAGGFSFKVVSYQKFWVEDADGNKIPGFNLTIKPTIFADWTSQKTYSVSYNISCASNVSGGTYTLYLRFLAYTADNSMYIVHAAVPLHIIESALNFGVADAYVKERPGSTYALNGETIVVFSHVDNIGHSDITVRASVSLSAGGRVYFSENRTLTMKPGDNLIRFEVPVGYDLPEGTYRLEYRIEYEDGSYRYSREIPVRFGVKLVAISLQSDVVKLGEENRAYLTLLSERNVDLNLTVETYRNGSLVSNTTTPVTVRGGTDVIEANLPTNVAGNLTSVIELTFDGRLIGSGKVSYKVQAPPLIRNVTYERVSSEEVLFKIAIENPNYEEVQGEFGYRIVANGNVLYKDSLQSVLHPGINEVSLKFQLPVGKVVEYEFTLSAMGETSTSKGELYLQPPAPPTTTTTTTTTTVSNTTTTSSGTSGGLWMGLVIIAFLLLVAGAFYYTRKGERSKRRTRPKPKRRSPLGRFRRPKRPEFKENKELPKKR, encoded by the coding sequence ATGAGAAAGACTGTGATGGCGTTTATCCTTTTGATGCTGGCCATGACGCTTCTTCCCCCTACCTCGGCCCAGTTCGTAAGTTTCACGACGAACGATGAGATAACCCTGCTTCGCGGCGACTACAGTAGTGGAACGATAATGCTGACGAACGCCGGTGGCTTCAGTTTTAAGGTGGTCAGCTACCAGAAGTTCTGGGTAGAGGATGCGGACGGAAACAAAATTCCGGGCTTCAATCTGACGATCAAGCCAACGATATTCGCCGACTGGACATCCCAGAAAACTTACTCCGTCTCCTACAATATATCCTGTGCCTCTAACGTCTCAGGGGGCACATACACCCTATATCTGCGTTTTCTGGCGTATACTGCCGACAATTCGATGTACATAGTCCACGCCGCGGTTCCGCTCCACATAATCGAAAGTGCCCTGAACTTCGGGGTTGCCGACGCCTATGTGAAGGAGAGACCCGGCTCGACCTATGCTCTCAATGGAGAAACCATAGTGGTTTTTTCCCACGTTGACAACATCGGTCACTCGGACATCACCGTTAGGGCCTCCGTTTCTCTCTCAGCTGGCGGTAGGGTCTACTTCTCCGAGAACAGAACGCTGACGATGAAACCCGGGGACAACCTGATACGCTTTGAGGTTCCAGTTGGTTATGACCTTCCGGAGGGAACTTACAGACTTGAGTATCGCATTGAGTACGAGGACGGAAGCTACAGATATTCCCGCGAAATCCCGGTTCGTTTCGGGGTTAAACTCGTTGCTATTTCCCTTCAGTCAGACGTCGTGAAGCTCGGTGAAGAAAACCGCGCCTATCTCACCCTCCTCTCCGAGAGGAACGTTGACCTAAACCTGACCGTGGAGACCTACAGGAACGGAAGCCTTGTCTCGAACACCACGACTCCAGTTACCGTTAGGGGAGGTACGGACGTAATCGAGGCAAACCTTCCAACTAACGTAGCGGGGAACCTAACCTCGGTCATAGAGCTGACCTTTGATGGACGACTCATCGGGAGCGGCAAGGTCTCCTACAAGGTGCAGGCCCCGCCTCTCATCCGCAACGTAACCTACGAAAGGGTCTCCAGTGAGGAGGTTCTGTTTAAGATTGCAATAGAGAACCCCAACTATGAGGAAGTTCAAGGCGAATTCGGATACAGAATCGTTGCAAATGGCAACGTCCTTTACAAGGATTCGCTCCAGAGTGTGCTCCATCCCGGAATCAACGAAGTCTCCCTCAAGTTCCAACTGCCAGTTGGGAAGGTCGTTGAGTACGAGTTTACCCTGAGCGCCATGGGTGAGACCAGCACTTCCAAAGGAGAGCTGTACCTGCAGCCTCCTGCACCTCCCACGACAACCACTACCACCACGACCACCACGGTTTCGAACACCACAACGACCTCATCCGGAACCTCTGGAGGCCTTTGGATGGGTCTCGTTATTATAGCCTTTCTCCTGCTCGTCGCGGGAGCGTTCTACTACACCCGCAAGGGTGAAAGGTCCAAAAGACGCACCAGACCAAAACCAAAGAGGCGTTCGCCCCTTGGGAGGTTCAGAAGGCCCAAGAGGCCGGAGTTCAAGGAGAACAAGGAACTCCCCAAGAAGAGGTGA
- a CDS encoding DMT family transporter, protein MNGRIKIATAMLIWGSVGIFARFSNLSGLGVAFYRVSLGALLLLLILARNRESLLSISPLLKDRWKPLLALGISLGLNWAFLFTAFNYTTIANAVLVYYLAPIIATVISWRFLEERLSLKSWLLIGTAFAGLILIMSGQNVDLGDRDFIGILLALVAAFFYALIPNFGRFLRGIDGKTLTFLQLAIASLVLAPFMIASGAGEPVWWAIFVLVAVHTVLALFLYMDGLKEVEVNEAALLSYLDPMSAIVYAFLIFGEVPGMRTAIGGALILLASLLDVKARGS, encoded by the coding sequence GTGAACGGAAGAATAAAAATAGCCACGGCGATGCTGATATGGGGCAGCGTGGGAATATTCGCACGCTTTTCGAACCTGTCCGGCCTAGGGGTGGCCTTCTACAGGGTATCCCTTGGGGCCCTTCTGCTCCTTCTCATTCTCGCAAGGAATAGGGAATCGCTCCTATCAATTTCCCCTCTCCTGAAGGACAGATGGAAGCCCCTCCTGGCGCTGGGAATTTCCCTTGGGTTAAACTGGGCCTTCCTGTTCACAGCGTTTAACTACACCACCATAGCGAACGCAGTCCTTGTCTACTACCTGGCCCCGATAATAGCGACGGTTATCTCATGGCGCTTCCTGGAGGAGAGACTGAGCCTGAAGAGCTGGCTCCTTATAGGCACGGCCTTCGCCGGACTCATCCTCATCATGAGCGGCCAGAACGTTGATCTGGGCGACAGGGACTTCATAGGCATCTTGCTCGCCCTTGTGGCGGCTTTCTTCTATGCCCTGATACCGAACTTCGGCAGATTTCTGCGTGGAATCGATGGTAAAACGCTGACGTTCCTTCAGCTCGCCATAGCATCGCTGGTACTCGCCCCTTTCATGATTGCCTCAGGTGCCGGGGAACCTGTCTGGTGGGCGATTTTCGTTCTCGTGGCCGTTCACACGGTACTTGCGCTGTTCCTTTACATGGACGGGCTGAAGGAGGTCGAGGTCAACGAGGCGGCGTTGCTGAGCTACCTGGATCCGATGAGCGCGATAGTATACGCCTTTCTGATATTTGGAGAAGTTCCGGGAATGAGAACCGCGATTGGAGGGGCCCTGATATTACTCGCATCCCTGCTGGATGTCAAGGCGAGGGGGTCATAG
- the priS gene encoding DNA primase catalytic subunit PriS, with product MAELFREATPKERKLYYSREWNPGKLPDFIVKTLENREFGFDHTGEGPSDRKNVFMDIQDLGDYIRATAPYAIYSSVALYEEPKGMSGWLGAELVFDIDAKDLPLRRCSHIHEHGQVCPLCLEDAKELARDTLVVLKEDFGFEDVHVIYSGRGYHIRVLDEWALALDGKAREKVLAYISAAEEVSFDDIMSRRIMLSSGYYRVFRLRFGYFIRRINESHLLNIGLRKGQIEKLLENREEIYEGFVRKGLLTAFPQGIGYKTLTKLFALSSTFSKAYFDGRVTVDVKRILRLPSSLHSKVGLITTYIGQDERKLERFNPFKDAVPRFRREEVREAYGEWLERHGDEL from the coding sequence CTCTACTACTCACGGGAATGGAACCCTGGGAAACTCCCCGACTTCATCGTCAAGACCCTGGAGAACAGGGAGTTCGGCTTCGACCACACGGGGGAGGGGCCGAGCGACAGGAAGAATGTCTTCATGGACATCCAAGACCTTGGGGACTACATACGGGCAACGGCGCCCTACGCGATATACTCCAGCGTCGCCCTTTACGAGGAACCTAAGGGTATGAGCGGCTGGCTGGGAGCGGAGCTGGTCTTTGACATAGACGCGAAGGACCTCCCGCTCAGAAGGTGTTCCCATATCCACGAGCACGGGCAGGTGTGCCCGCTCTGTCTCGAAGACGCCAAGGAGCTGGCGAGGGACACGCTGGTTGTTCTCAAGGAGGACTTCGGCTTCGAGGACGTCCACGTGATATACTCCGGAAGGGGCTACCACATCCGCGTTCTGGATGAATGGGCTCTGGCCCTCGATGGAAAGGCCAGGGAAAAGGTGCTGGCGTACATCAGTGCGGCGGAGGAGGTTAGCTTTGACGACATAATGAGCAGAAGGATTATGCTCTCCTCCGGCTATTACAGGGTTTTTCGTCTGAGGTTTGGGTATTTCATAAGGCGGATAAACGAGAGCCACCTCCTCAACATAGGGCTAAGAAAGGGACAGATTGAGAAACTCCTTGAGAACAGGGAAGAAATTTACGAGGGCTTCGTGAGGAAAGGACTCCTCACCGCGTTTCCCCAGGGAATAGGATATAAAACCCTGACGAAGTTGTTTGCTCTTTCGAGCACGTTCTCAAAGGCATACTTTGACGGAAGGGTTACCGTAGATGTTAAAAGAATCCTCCGCCTCCCGTCGAGCCTCCATTCCAAAGTCGGCCTCATAACGACGTACATAGGTCAGGACGAGAGAAAGCTCGAACGGTTTAACCCATTCAAGGACGCGGTTCCAAGGTTCAGAAGGGAAGAGGTCAGGGAAGCCTACGGGGAGTGGCTGGAAAGGCATGGGGATGAATTGTGA
- a CDS encoding EamA family transporter produces the protein MKRGYLFVFLAASMWGTLGIFAKYLDGFGLTPFTMVFYRVFFALLLLAIYLRLRGIGFALERSRLRFYALYGFFSIFLFYTLYFYTVTISSVSFAVLLLYTAPVYSIILGRLVFNEPLRREKIAALFMVMLGVVLVNWGDMQFSTKALVFGLLTGLTYALYGVLAKFAVRDDEPEKALFYTLLFGMFYLMPFADFSVPSGAVPYLFALAFFPTFLGYILYNHALKEIEVSRASIVATIEPVVAITLAFLLFGETLTPEQLIGAVLIIGGSMLVHLKEKEKPEETVIEEVLEEVH, from the coding sequence ATGAAACGAGGATACCTTTTCGTTTTTCTTGCCGCGTCCATGTGGGGAACCCTGGGGATATTCGCCAAGTACCTCGACGGTTTTGGACTGACTCCATTCACGATGGTCTTCTACCGTGTTTTCTTTGCCCTCCTCCTTCTGGCGATTTACCTTCGGCTCAGGGGAATAGGATTCGCCCTTGAGCGCTCCCGCCTGAGGTTTTACGCCCTCTACGGCTTTTTCAGTATCTTCCTCTTCTACACGCTGTACTTCTACACGGTGACGATATCCTCTGTCTCCTTCGCGGTTCTGCTCCTCTACACCGCCCCCGTTTACTCCATAATCCTCGGCAGACTAGTGTTCAACGAGCCCCTGAGGCGAGAGAAGATAGCAGCTCTGTTCATGGTTATGCTGGGCGTTGTCCTCGTGAACTGGGGTGATATGCAGTTCTCCACCAAGGCGCTGGTCTTCGGACTGCTGACCGGTCTGACCTACGCACTCTATGGTGTTCTTGCAAAGTTTGCCGTCAGGGACGATGAGCCCGAGAAGGCACTCTTCTATACTCTTCTCTTTGGCATGTTCTATCTCATGCCCTTCGCCGACTTCTCGGTGCCCTCTGGTGCCGTTCCGTATCTCTTTGCCCTGGCGTTTTTCCCAACGTTTCTCGGTTACATACTCTACAATCATGCGCTGAAGGAAATAGAGGTCAGCAGGGCCAGCATAGTGGCCACGATCGAGCCGGTGGTCGCGATAACCCTGGCGTTTCTGCTCTTCGGTGAGACCCTCACTCCCGAACAGCTCATCGGGGCGGTTCTGATAATAGGAGGCTCAATGCTGGTGCATCTGAAGGAGAAAGAAAAGCCTGAGGAAACGGTTATCGAGGAAGTGCTTGAGGAGGTTCATTAG
- the glnA gene encoding type I glutamate--ammonia ligase → MNSLSMSGVKHALESKGVRFIQLIFVDINGVPKGMEVPIERYDEAIDDGIAFDGSSIPGFEGIEDSDLIFKVDPSTYAEIPWEGVSRVYGYIYKGDKPYHADPRGVLRNALEELEKAGFKAYIGPEPEFYLFRKNGSWELQIPDSGGYFDLVTLDKARGIRREIALRMPALGLIPEVLHHEVGKAQHEIDFRYDEALRTADNIISFKHIVKATAEAHGLYATFMPKPLYGFPGNGMHLHISLWEDGKNAFIGEDGLSETALHFIAGILKHAKALTAVTNPTVNSYKRLVPGYEAPVYISWGYRNRSALIRVPAFWGNGARIEYRCPDPSANPYLAFAAILMAGLDGIRRKLEPSAYVEENVYEMDGSKRESLGIDTLPESLGEALELLEKDKVVRKALGGAYWNFRTYKEREWEEYLEYLGAKGLPEGTKKVTEWEMERYFHV, encoded by the coding sequence ATGAACAGTTTGAGCATGTCCGGCGTGAAGCATGCACTTGAATCTAAAGGGGTAAGGTTCATCCAGCTCATTTTTGTGGACATAAACGGCGTTCCTAAGGGCATGGAGGTTCCCATAGAGAGATACGACGAGGCCATAGATGACGGCATAGCCTTCGATGGCTCCTCGATTCCCGGATTCGAGGGGATAGAGGACAGCGATTTGATTTTCAAAGTAGACCCATCAACCTACGCCGAAATCCCATGGGAGGGCGTATCCAGGGTCTACGGGTATATCTACAAGGGGGATAAACCCTACCACGCGGATCCCAGAGGAGTTCTAAGGAATGCCCTTGAAGAGCTTGAAAAGGCAGGCTTCAAAGCATATATTGGACCGGAACCCGAGTTCTACCTCTTCAGGAAGAACGGCTCCTGGGAGCTTCAGATACCCGACAGCGGCGGCTACTTCGACCTGGTGACCCTGGACAAGGCCAGGGGTATTCGCAGGGAAATAGCGCTCCGTATGCCCGCCCTTGGACTCATCCCGGAGGTTCTCCACCACGAGGTCGGAAAGGCCCAGCACGAGATAGACTTCCGCTACGATGAGGCGCTCAGAACGGCCGACAACATCATCAGTTTCAAGCACATAGTGAAGGCGACCGCAGAGGCACATGGCCTCTACGCCACATTCATGCCCAAACCCCTTTACGGATTTCCCGGCAACGGGATGCACCTCCACATAAGCCTCTGGGAGGACGGAAAGAACGCGTTCATCGGTGAGGACGGGCTGAGCGAGACGGCACTGCACTTCATAGCCGGGATATTGAAGCATGCAAAGGCCCTGACTGCCGTAACGAACCCGACGGTGAACAGCTACAAGCGCCTCGTTCCGGGTTACGAGGCACCGGTCTACATAAGCTGGGGATACCGGAACAGGAGTGCACTGATAAGGGTTCCCGCGTTCTGGGGCAACGGGGCGAGGATAGAGTACCGCTGTCCGGACCCAAGTGCAAACCCCTACCTGGCCTTCGCCGCGATACTGATGGCGGGCTTAGACGGTATAAGAAGAAAACTCGAGCCCAGCGCTTACGTGGAGGAAAACGTCTACGAGATGGACGGCTCCAAGCGGGAAAGCCTCGGGATAGATACGCTTCCAGAAAGTCTCGGGGAAGCCTTGGAGCTGCTGGAGAAAGACAAAGTTGTACGGAAAGCGCTGGGTGGGGCGTACTGGAACTTCCGGACCTACAAGGAACGCGAGTGGGAGGAATACTTAGAATACCTCGGCGCCAAGGGTCTTCCCGAGGGGACGAAGAAGGTAACGGAGTGGGAGATGGAGAGGTACTTCCACGTCTAA
- a CDS encoding DUF61 family protein produces the protein MPKAEDILNREIARVNLHLPASRPTLGELLSEDEPKVKLRDGSYHYFKRSELEYVLSLLDRGEEERLRIPIVLEISTLYRGYFRVRGRLEVKVVDKILGTYDILADKAEELYPRYLLPKIRKALPTTTTYAFITE, from the coding sequence ATGCCGAAGGCTGAGGACATACTCAACAGGGAGATAGCCAGAGTGAACCTCCATCTCCCCGCCAGCAGGCCCACGCTGGGGGAACTGCTCAGCGAGGATGAGCCGAAGGTCAAACTGCGGGACGGGAGTTACCACTACTTCAAGCGTTCCGAGCTGGAGTACGTTCTCTCCCTCCTTGACAGGGGTGAGGAAGAGCGTCTCAGGATACCCATAGTGCTTGAGATAAGCACCCTTTACAGGGGCTACTTTAGGGTGAGGGGCCGGCTGGAGGTTAAGGTCGTGGACAAAATCCTCGGCACCTACGATATCCTTGCTGATAAAGCGGAGGAGCTGTATCCCAGGTACCTTCTTCCGAAAATAAGAAAAGCCCTTCCAACGACAACGACCTACGCGTTCATAACGGAGTGA